A region from the Desulfomarina profundi genome encodes:
- a CDS encoding HD domain-containing protein, with protein sequence MRRIPFDLELYRNQMKALIGDTPGENIFWEALDFATEAHFDQWRRSGDAYILHPCSVAKILAEELDILHPEILSAALLHDTVEDVEEVTAELVGKKFGNYVQAIVEGCTKVTLASGDKQTIAKRTHRKIFSGAALRPEVMLVKLADRLHNLRTLKVLPKSKRQRIADETIDIYAPLATVFGLFNLKREMYNLALQYRFPRQGKNLNHHIKQLQDSPVGREIIEKVEMAAADAGLDCRVTLRAKKLWAYYDSSNSILLKRIDTPVEILTVVESTQACYSALGIINQTFQPIPRTIRDFISNPKPTGYQGLHARAIIEGQKYLFKIRTDEMERRAQRGLFRNWSSLAKKQGKFIKEIQEMFDILGSEDGVSYRDVIAASGKKEIYTYTPRGDLICLPVNSTVLDFAFRVHTDIGHTCLGAMIRNKRLPAEHMLHDGDMVRIIRSEKPIRFEQYIVKLCKTPRSRSELAKGFRERRRKVTREVGYSILRQEMLRYGVPFDVLQNEKLPELFDHFSIESLDELYSRVGEGRLRLQDVIENIKKILFGGVSPLVTPTGEFNKIELTTLDPVSVKLSLCCRPDPSAKNNCALLTRKGLSVHNKKCKRFLELSFQREDAVNISWRMKETLVRKKQILYVLRATRGEILEVISRAPVELEMQSLQMLSSYSVLQPAWELTFKAPTLYILQKVIRHFEKSHLPFEFYLDY encoded by the coding sequence ATGCGTCGAATTCCATTTGATCTTGAGCTCTATCGTAACCAGATGAAGGCGTTGATCGGGGATACCCCCGGTGAAAATATTTTCTGGGAAGCTCTCGATTTTGCCACTGAAGCTCATTTTGATCAATGGAGGCGTTCGGGGGACGCTTACATCCTTCACCCATGTTCAGTTGCCAAAATTCTGGCGGAAGAGCTGGATATTCTTCATCCGGAAATTCTCTCTGCTGCCCTTCTGCATGATACGGTTGAGGATGTGGAAGAGGTTACTGCAGAACTTGTCGGTAAGAAGTTCGGAAATTATGTTCAGGCAATTGTTGAAGGCTGCACCAAGGTCACACTCGCCTCAGGTGATAAACAGACCATCGCCAAACGTACACACCGGAAAATTTTTTCCGGTGCGGCTCTCAGGCCGGAGGTTATGCTTGTCAAGCTTGCTGACAGGTTGCATAATCTGCGTACCCTGAAAGTGCTGCCTAAAAGTAAACGACAACGCATTGCCGATGAGACTATAGACATCTATGCACCTTTGGCAACCGTTTTCGGGTTATTTAATTTAAAAAGGGAGATGTATAACCTGGCACTTCAGTATAGATTTCCACGTCAGGGGAAAAATTTAAATCATCATATAAAGCAGTTGCAGGATTCTCCTGTGGGTCGAGAAATTATTGAAAAAGTGGAAATGGCTGCTGCCGATGCCGGGCTTGATTGCCGGGTAACCCTTCGTGCCAAAAAACTCTGGGCCTACTACGACAGTTCAAACAGTATTTTACTCAAGCGCATTGATACACCGGTGGAAATTCTCACAGTTGTGGAAAGTACACAGGCCTGCTACAGCGCACTGGGAATAATTAATCAGACATTTCAGCCGATTCCGAGGACGATACGCGATTTTATATCAAATCCGAAACCCACGGGATACCAGGGGCTGCATGCCCGGGCGATTATAGAGGGACAGAAATACCTGTTTAAAATACGTACAGACGAGATGGAACGCCGGGCCCAGAGAGGACTGTTTCGAAACTGGAGCTCTCTTGCAAAAAAACAGGGAAAGTTTATTAAAGAAATCCAGGAAATGTTCGATATTCTTGGATCTGAAGACGGTGTTTCCTACCGGGATGTTATCGCGGCAAGCGGGAAAAAGGAGATCTATACCTATACTCCAAGGGGGGACCTGATCTGTCTGCCGGTAAATTCTACGGTGCTGGATTTTGCTTTCAGGGTTCATACTGATATTGGTCACACCTGCCTGGGGGCCATGATTCGCAACAAACGTCTGCCTGCGGAACATATGTTACACGATGGTGACATGGTGCGCATTATAAGATCGGAAAAGCCTATCCGGTTCGAGCAGTATATTGTGAAGTTGTGTAAAACACCGCGGTCGAGGAGTGAGCTGGCAAAAGGTTTTCGGGAACGACGGCGAAAGGTCACCAGAGAGGTTGGCTACTCTATCCTGCGCCAGGAGATGCTGCGGTACGGCGTTCCTTTTGATGTTCTCCAGAATGAGAAACTGCCCGAGCTTTTTGATCATTTTTCAATTGAATCCCTGGATGAATTATACAGTCGTGTGGGAGAAGGGCGACTTCGTCTCCAGGATGTGATAGAAAATATAAAAAAAATTCTCTTCGGGGGTGTCTCACCTCTAGTGACTCCCACCGGAGAGTTTAATAAAATTGAACTGACAACACTTGATCCTGTGTCTGTCAAACTTTCCCTGTGCTGCCGCCCTGATCCCAGTGCCAAAAATAATTGTGCCCTGTTGACCAGGAAGGGGTTGTCCGTCCATAATAAGAAGTGCAAACGATTTCTTGAGCTGAGTTTCCAGCGTGAAGATGCGGTAAATATCTCATGGAGGATGAAGGAAACACTGGTTCGAAAAAAGCAGATCTTATACGTACTGCGGGCTACAAGGGGTGAGATCCTGGAGGTTATCAGCAGGGCGCCGGTAGAGCTGGAGATGCAGAGTCTGCAGATGCTTTCCAGTTACTCAGTGTTGCAGCCGGCCTGGGAGCTTACGTTTAAGGCTCCCACGCTTTATATCTTACAGAAGGTCATCAGGCATTTTGAAAAATCACATCTACCTTTTGAGTTTTATCTTGACTACTGA
- a CDS encoding TSCPD domain-containing protein, with translation MTSKSQTSPCPACGKKRKLTTRDNTTLCSTCHNVVDHLKSDENYFEKLAKLSGLQPDSLQNQESDPELPEELDAIRYRTTDRERNTWYVSVSELEGAPVEIFASTAFDRDQHLQSRISNLTTITRLISLILRHVFMGERLTLEKTLTQLRRSSRQKNDLPDMLSRVLSNYSKCEQ, from the coding sequence ATGACATCTAAATCCCAGACCTCACCCTGCCCAGCCTGCGGGAAAAAAAGAAAACTCACAACCAGAGACAATACCACCCTGTGTTCCACCTGTCACAATGTTGTCGACCATTTAAAATCAGATGAAAACTATTTTGAAAAACTCGCAAAACTCTCCGGGCTCCAACCTGATTCACTCCAGAACCAAGAATCTGACCCGGAACTTCCCGAAGAACTGGACGCTATCCGGTATCGCACAACTGACAGGGAAAGAAATACCTGGTATGTCTCGGTGAGCGAACTGGAAGGCGCACCCGTAGAAATATTTGCTTCAACGGCCTTTGACCGCGACCAACACCTCCAGTCAAGAATATCCAACCTGACAACTATCACTCGGCTTATTTCTCTTATCCTTCGTCATGTTTTCATGGGAGAACGACTGACCCTGGAAAAAACACTGACCCAACTGCGCCGCAGCTCCAGGCAGAAAAATGATCTTCCTGATATGTTGAGCAGAGTACTCAGTAATTACAGCAAATGTGAGCAGTAA
- the aat gene encoding leucyl/phenylalanyl-tRNA--protein transferase encodes MLSAYSSGIFPWFSEGDPLLWWFTSPRLVLFVDEFKIPKRLQRYQRKTNTITTFDLCFKQVITACARTRQDRGEDTWLVEEMQQAYLQLHDMGFCHSVECWLDNRLVGGLYGLSLDRVFFGESMFSTVTNGSKFALIALVTYLRKMRYRIIDCQMKTDLLLSFGAREITGKEFQHCLLKYIKKTTPDGKWKNDI; translated from the coding sequence ATCCTCTCCGCCTACAGTTCCGGTATTTTCCCCTGGTTTTCAGAGGGAGACCCCCTTTTATGGTGGTTTACCTCACCTCGCCTTGTCCTCTTTGTGGATGAATTCAAGATTCCGAAAAGGCTCCAGCGATATCAGCGAAAAACGAATACAATTACAACATTTGACTTATGTTTCAAACAGGTTATCACCGCCTGCGCCAGGACAAGGCAGGACAGGGGTGAAGATACCTGGCTGGTCGAAGAAATGCAGCAGGCCTATCTTCAACTGCACGATATGGGGTTCTGCCATTCAGTTGAATGCTGGCTGGACAACAGACTTGTCGGTGGCCTTTACGGCCTCTCCCTGGACCGTGTTTTTTTTGGGGAATCGATGTTTTCAACCGTCACAAACGGATCAAAATTTGCCCTTATCGCACTTGTTACTTACCTTAGGAAAATGCGGTACCGGATTATCGACTGCCAGATGAAAACTGACCTTTTGCTCAGCTTTGGAGCAAGAGAAATTACAGGCAAAGAGTTTCAACACTGTTTGCTGAAATATATCAAGAAAACTACTCCGGACGGAAAGTGGAAAAATGACATCTAA
- a CDS encoding AAA family ATPase, with translation MENNSEQSIQSIFPVTLEDDQFFGGGGRGLLLEEMVQVVIQGIPLLVLTGDEGSGKTVICEKLEKQVKGDCQVVFFPRTVESFEDVIRIIATAVGISNSEITDGSSLRDLLKAIAGFLLEENRKLLIIFDEAENIYLATLERIRKMLGQMTEAGVHLYVLFSGRPSFLENFDQLVICDFKAVEERHFRLEPLSPEETATFIRGSWNLMSGHLSVKEPDGDVIERIIEISQGNFRMVKKLLAEVIAPQGDDTSFMVLLDTVAIDEEEPAARWKWPVFSLKGVRDDFILKPLLPWFSGIICLLLVLFFVLRTSNHENEKIHPLQVSEKPVQLDRMAQPQKANKNPTAAKRSSVTGFPDNQEKTVSEIRQAKKKQVPVAAGIPDNGRQSLPAGVKGEKEEEQKPVQSVLIRPVEKIDVATRETIPEKKKDGKKPTHTSQIVLQKDPVIELHPSPYIKRKVGRKIEARKSVIKVRPRSEVHRAAKGTRQTPEQLYLARLAAGNLWRSGSRDNMYTIQLMALTAQDAEKNFKQMLAQDDYRRVAHNFFIFRKKTRPRTLFVFYGEYPTIAQARSERKSIPRFLQKHKPYAISIKGAVAKVRK, from the coding sequence ATGGAAAACAATTCTGAACAGAGTATCCAATCCATTTTTCCCGTAACATTAGAAGATGATCAGTTTTTCGGAGGGGGTGGCCGGGGGCTGCTTCTTGAAGAAATGGTTCAGGTTGTAATCCAGGGCATCCCTCTGCTGGTACTGACGGGCGATGAAGGGAGCGGTAAAACCGTTATCTGTGAAAAACTTGAGAAGCAGGTGAAAGGGGATTGTCAGGTCGTCTTTTTTCCCCGGACAGTGGAATCTTTTGAAGATGTTATCAGAATAATTGCCACTGCCGTTGGTATTTCCAACAGTGAAATTACGGATGGAAGCAGCCTGAGAGATCTTCTAAAGGCAATTGCCGGATTTCTTCTTGAAGAAAACAGAAAGCTGTTGATTATTTTCGATGAGGCTGAAAATATCTATCTGGCGACCCTTGAGCGCATTCGGAAAATGCTGGGACAGATGACCGAAGCCGGAGTGCATCTCTATGTTCTTTTCTCCGGCAGGCCTTCTTTTCTTGAAAATTTTGATCAGTTGGTTATCTGCGATTTCAAGGCTGTGGAAGAAAGACACTTTCGTCTGGAACCTCTATCTCCAGAGGAAACAGCGACCTTTATCAGAGGAAGTTGGAACTTGATGTCCGGACATCTTTCTGTAAAAGAGCCCGATGGAGATGTCATAGAAAGAATTATTGAAATTTCCCAGGGAAATTTCAGGATGGTGAAAAAATTGCTGGCAGAAGTTATTGCTCCCCAGGGTGATGATACTTCCTTCATGGTTTTGCTTGACACAGTTGCAATTGATGAAGAAGAGCCCGCCGCCCGCTGGAAATGGCCCGTGTTTTCATTGAAGGGAGTAAGAGATGATTTCATTTTGAAACCTTTGTTGCCCTGGTTCAGTGGGATAATCTGTCTGCTGCTTGTCTTGTTCTTTGTCTTGAGAACATCAAATCACGAAAATGAAAAGATACACCCTCTGCAGGTTTCGGAGAAACCAGTGCAGCTGGACCGAATGGCTCAACCGCAAAAAGCAAATAAAAATCCAACTGCGGCTAAACGATCTTCTGTGACGGGATTCCCAGATAATCAGGAAAAAACCGTTTCCGAAATCAGACAGGCAAAAAAGAAGCAGGTTCCTGTGGCAGCCGGGATACCAGATAACGGCAGGCAGTCGCTGCCGGCTGGTGTGAAAGGCGAGAAAGAAGAAGAACAAAAACCGGTTCAATCGGTACTTATTCGGCCGGTAGAGAAAATTGATGTGGCTACCCGGGAAACAATTCCGGAAAAGAAAAAAGACGGCAAAAAACCAACGCACACTTCTCAGATAGTTCTGCAGAAAGATCCTGTAATTGAGCTTCATCCTTCACCATACATCAAAAGGAAGGTCGGTCGGAAAATAGAGGCCAGGAAGAGTGTCATCAAGGTACGTCCCCGTTCCGAAGTACACCGGGCAGCGAAAGGCACCAGGCAGACACCTGAGCAGCTGTATCTGGCCAGACTGGCTGCCGGAAATTTGTGGCGCAGTGGTTCCCGGGACAATATGTATACTATTCAGCTGATGGCTCTGACGGCACAGGATGCAGAAAAAAATTTCAAACAGATGCTGGCTCAGGATGATTACAGACGGGTAGCGCACAATTTTTTTATTTTCAGGAAAAAAACCAGGCCGCGGACTCTTTTTGTTTTTTATGGTGAGTATCCGACGATAGCCCAGGCAAGGAGCGAGAGAAAATCGATCCCGAGGTTTCTACAGAAACACAAGCCCTATGCCATTTCCATCAAAGGGGCTGTTGCCAAAGTGAGAAAATAA
- a CDS encoding rod shape-determining protein, whose amino-acid sequence MYSPFNFLFGWLSNDLAIDLGTANCVLYVKGKGIVLREPSVVAVRQDGRMNKVLAVGQEAKMMLGKTPGNITAIRPIKDGVIADFEVTEAMLRYFINKVHNRRTLVHPRIMISVPSGITQVEKRAVKESAESAGAREVYLIEEPMAAAIGAGLPITEPTANMIIDIGGGTTEVAVISLAGIVYAKSVRVAGDKMDESILQYIKRKHNLAIGERTAELIKTTIGNVLPEEPFETMDIKGRDLVSGVPKTLKITAEEIQSAIGEQVDVIVEAVRVALEVTPPELAADIVDNGIVLTGGGALLKNLDKCLKEATGMPIIVAEDPLSSVVLGSGKALDNLDILREVTID is encoded by the coding sequence ATGTATTCACCATTTAATTTTTTGTTTGGCTGGCTCTCCAATGACCTGGCCATTGACCTGGGAACAGCAAATTGTGTTCTGTATGTTAAGGGAAAGGGGATAGTTCTCAGAGAGCCTTCTGTTGTGGCAGTGCGGCAGGATGGACGTATGAATAAAGTTCTTGCTGTGGGGCAGGAAGCAAAAATGATGCTGGGGAAAACACCGGGAAATATAACTGCCATAAGGCCCATTAAAGATGGAGTCATTGCTGATTTTGAAGTAACAGAAGCCATGCTGAGGTATTTTATTAACAAAGTTCACAACAGAAGGACTCTTGTTCATCCCAGAATCATGATCTCTGTTCCTTCAGGAATCACCCAGGTGGAGAAAAGAGCTGTCAAGGAATCGGCTGAGTCCGCAGGCGCAAGAGAAGTGTACCTTATTGAAGAACCTATGGCTGCAGCCATAGGAGCCGGTCTTCCAATTACTGAGCCGACAGCCAATATGATAATTGATATTGGTGGTGGTACCACCGAGGTGGCCGTTATCTCTCTTGCTGGAATTGTTTATGCCAAATCGGTGAGGGTCGCCGGTGACAAGATGGACGAATCCATTCTTCAATATATCAAGAGAAAACATAACCTGGCAATTGGTGAGAGGACTGCCGAGTTGATAAAAACCACTATCGGTAATGTTCTGCCGGAAGAACCCTTTGAGACAATGGATATCAAAGGCCGTGACCTGGTGTCCGGCGTTCCCAAGACTCTGAAAATAACAGCGGAAGAGATTCAGTCGGCCATCGGGGAACAGGTTGATGTGATTGTTGAAGCTGTTCGGGTGGCTCTGGAGGTAACTCCTCCTGAGCTTGCTGCTGATATAGTTGATAACGGTATTGTCCTGACCGGCGGTGGAGCACTGTTGAAGAATCTGGATAAATGCCTCAAGGAAGCCACTGGAATGCCGATTATCGTAGCTGAGGATCCTTTGTCTTCCGTGGTGCTCGGCTCTGGAAAGGCACTGGATAATCTTGATATACTCAGAGAAGTAACCATTGATTAG
- the mreC gene encoding rod shape-determining protein MreC, whose amino-acid sequence MRKKSKNRPGSSYFATFRVLLLLSILLVVGLLLLGSMFVGSFGTPHQLTLDFIGPLQSAVTKTTSGITAIKNDYIALWNVRKENKRLHNLVEYYLTELAKYKEGYSSYLHLQELLEFKKQLSFKPLTARVVGKEPAYWYQTIVVDRGKNDDVLDGMIVFTPAGVVGQVIHTSENYSKVLLANAPSSAIDAMIQKNRIRGILKGAGEKGYILHYVLKNADVSVGDEIVTAGIGGLFPAGMVLGRVSLVHKGRRGMFQEIEVKPAVDFQKLEVVLIDPTDRKKILQEMNLSTER is encoded by the coding sequence GTGAGAAAAAAAAGTAAAAATAGACCCGGAAGTTCATATTTTGCAACCTTCAGGGTCCTCCTTCTTCTGTCGATTCTGCTGGTTGTCGGCCTGTTGCTTCTTGGTTCGATGTTTGTTGGTTCTTTTGGAACTCCGCATCAGCTGACTCTTGATTTCATCGGGCCACTCCAGAGTGCGGTGACTAAAACCACCAGCGGTATTACTGCCATTAAGAATGACTATATTGCTCTCTGGAATGTCCGTAAAGAGAACAAGAGGCTGCATAACCTTGTTGAATATTACCTGACCGAACTGGCTAAGTATAAAGAAGGGTACAGTTCCTATCTCCATCTCCAGGAGCTGCTGGAGTTTAAGAAACAGCTCTCTTTTAAACCACTGACAGCCAGAGTGGTTGGCAAAGAACCGGCATACTGGTATCAGACCATTGTCGTTGATCGCGGCAAAAATGATGATGTTCTCGACGGGATGATTGTATTTACACCTGCGGGAGTCGTCGGGCAGGTTATTCATACAAGTGAGAATTATTCCAAAGTGTTGCTGGCCAATGCCCCGAGCAGCGCCATCGATGCGATGATACAGAAGAACCGGATCAGGGGTATTCTCAAGGGAGCTGGAGAAAAAGGCTATATTCTCCACTATGTATTGAAAAATGCAGATGTGAGTGTCGGTGATGAGATTGTTACAGCCGGTATCGGCGGTTTGTTTCCAGCCGGGATGGTACTGGGCAGGGTTTCACTGGTACATAAAGGGAGACGGGGAATGTTTCAGGAGATAGAGGTGAAACCCGCTGTTGATTTCCAGAAACTGGAGGTTGTACTTATTGATCCCACTGACCGAAAAAAGATTCTCCAGGAGATGAATCTGTCCACAGAGAGGTGA
- the mrdA gene encoding penicillin-binding protein 2, which translates to MGFKLPLKEMEDIAERDDAALDQLKKRLMGAAAVILVFFGIIVLRLWTLQINSGKEYAQRAYSNRVREREVAAPRGHILDRKGKEIVTNRPSFNVVLIKEDSTNLGDVLTRLSPVLKMDVSELWEKIRKSAGSPKYLPVRLKEDIDWKTLAYLENHNHEFSGIRTEVQPVRVYHYGNLAANTLGYLGIISKKELEKADQKIYKGSDLIGKAGLEKLRERDLRGEKGIYFSEVNARGFEQQLLKSVEPLPGREIHLTLDVELQQIAESYMEAGEKSGAVVAMEVNTGRLLTVVSSPSIRIEDFIGGISVKNWKALLENPKHPLINKVVQASYPPGSTYKMVTALAGLAKGVIDEDTVFYCPGHYRFGNRTYRCWKHSGHGPVNLKKAISQSCDVYFYQVGQRVGVDGLAEFARKLGLGKKTGVEMEHEKSGLVPTKEWKLRVKKKKWQEGETLSIAIGQGFDLVTPLQMCVMTATIANGGKVYRPQLVEKVVDPEGNIVENFKPEIVNELVGLDRFFKLIREGMEEVVQGKRGTARRVAIKNLRIGGKTGTAQVVKIAQYRHLKEANIPYRYRDHAWFTCFAPAEKPEIAVTVLVEHGLHGGSGAGPIARAVLKEYFYNRLHNKEVSEEQ; encoded by the coding sequence ATGGGTTTTAAACTCCCCCTGAAAGAGATGGAAGATATTGCGGAACGCGATGATGCCGCCCTGGATCAGTTGAAAAAGAGACTCATGGGCGCGGCTGCAGTGATTCTTGTGTTCTTCGGGATCATTGTTTTGCGTCTGTGGACTTTGCAGATCAACAGCGGCAAAGAGTATGCTCAGCGTGCATACAGTAACAGGGTTCGTGAACGGGAAGTGGCGGCACCCAGGGGACATATTCTCGATAGAAAAGGAAAGGAAATTGTAACCAACCGACCATCTTTCAACGTAGTTCTCATCAAGGAAGATTCGACCAATCTTGGGGATGTTCTGACCAGGCTGTCTCCTGTTTTGAAAATGGATGTATCTGAATTATGGGAGAAAATCCGCAAATCAGCTGGTTCTCCAAAATATCTTCCTGTCAGGTTGAAGGAAGATATCGACTGGAAAACCCTGGCGTATCTTGAAAATCACAACCATGAATTTTCCGGCATCCGTACCGAGGTGCAACCCGTAAGGGTGTATCATTACGGGAACCTGGCTGCCAATACCCTTGGTTATCTGGGTATTATCAGCAAAAAGGAGCTGGAGAAAGCAGATCAGAAAATTTACAAGGGGTCCGACCTGATCGGCAAGGCGGGATTGGAAAAATTACGGGAAAGAGATCTGCGCGGGGAGAAAGGGATCTATTTTTCGGAGGTAAACGCCAGGGGTTTTGAGCAGCAGCTGCTGAAATCGGTGGAGCCCCTTCCGGGGAGGGAAATCCATCTTACCCTGGATGTGGAATTGCAGCAGATAGCTGAAAGTTATATGGAGGCTGGTGAAAAATCAGGCGCAGTTGTGGCCATGGAGGTGAATACGGGAAGACTTCTGACTGTTGTTTCCTCACCATCCATACGGATAGAGGATTTTATCGGAGGGATATCGGTAAAAAACTGGAAGGCACTTTTGGAGAACCCGAAACATCCGCTGATAAATAAAGTCGTTCAGGCAAGTTATCCGCCCGGTTCCACCTACAAAATGGTGACCGCCCTGGCTGGTCTTGCAAAGGGAGTAATTGACGAAGATACTGTTTTTTATTGTCCGGGCCACTACAGATTCGGCAATAGAACATACAGATGCTGGAAACACAGCGGACATGGGCCTGTCAATCTGAAAAAGGCCATCAGCCAGTCCTGTGACGTATATTTTTACCAGGTGGGTCAGCGCGTGGGTGTTGATGGTCTTGCTGAATTTGCCAGAAAGCTCGGGTTGGGAAAGAAGACCGGGGTTGAGATGGAACACGAAAAAAGCGGTCTTGTTCCCACTAAAGAATGGAAGTTGAGAGTCAAGAAAAAAAAATGGCAGGAAGGAGAGACCCTGTCCATTGCAATAGGTCAGGGATTTGACCTGGTTACACCGCTGCAGATGTGTGTGATGACGGCAACCATTGCCAACGGTGGAAAAGTATATCGCCCCCAGCTGGTTGAAAAAGTAGTTGATCCCGAAGGTAATATTGTCGAAAACTTCAAACCGGAAATTGTAAACGAACTTGTCGGGCTTGATCGGTTTTTCAAATTGATCCGTGAAGGAATGGAAGAGGTTGTCCAGGGAAAACGGGGAACAGCCAGGCGTGTTGCCATTAAAAACCTGAGAATTGGCGGAAAGACAGGAACGGCACAGGTTGTAAAAATTGCCCAGTACCGTCACCTGAAAGAAGCAAACATCCCCTATAGATACAGGGATCATGCCTGGTTTACCTGTTTTGCACCTGCAGAAAAACCTGAAATCGCGGTGACCGTCCTCGTGGAGCATGGTCTCCATGGCGGGTCAGGTGCGGGACCGATAGCAAGAGCGGTGTTGAAGGAATATTTTTACAATCGTCTTCATAACAAAGAAGTTTCTGAAGAACAGTAA
- the rodA gene encoding rod shape-determining protein RodA — MIKIDRRLFENFDIILMLFICLVCTMALFNLYSASYPPKAYGTPAYIRQSYFFLMGFGVFLFLISFDYQELHSWNYPFYVLIVALLIFVYFAGAKAGGAQRWINLGFFKLQPSEPAKLMLVITLASFYSRKEVVDGYSITQLVIPVLLTALPFLLILLQPDLGTALMLGIIFVSMTVFVKLRMSTYLTMGGLALVLGVFAWEKVLKPYQKQRIQTLFSPDNDPMGHGYQVLQSKIAIGSGGKFGKGYLEGTQGHLHFLPERHTDFAFAVWGEEWGFAGSLIFLGIYFMMLLWGIHVAMEAKDRFGVLLAYGVVMLIFWQAVINLLMILGFLPVVGIPLPLVSYGGSSLLTTMLGLGILMNVRMRRFQNLQPEP; from the coding sequence ATGATTAAAATTGACAGAAGGTTGTTTGAGAACTTTGATATTATTCTTATGCTGTTTATCTGCCTGGTCTGCACCATGGCACTCTTCAATCTTTACAGTGCCTCCTATCCTCCCAAGGCATATGGAACGCCGGCGTATATCCGTCAAAGCTACTTTTTTCTAATGGGATTTGGTGTATTTCTTTTTCTGATAAGTTTTGACTATCAGGAGCTGCACTCCTGGAATTATCCCTTTTATGTTTTAATTGTGGCATTGCTTATTTTTGTATATTTCGCAGGGGCTAAAGCCGGGGGTGCGCAACGCTGGATTAATCTCGGCTTTTTCAAGCTGCAGCCTTCGGAGCCCGCCAAACTCATGCTTGTAATCACTCTGGCGAGTTTTTACTCAAGAAAGGAAGTGGTTGATGGTTATTCGATAACCCAACTGGTTATCCCTGTCCTGCTGACTGCCCTGCCTTTTCTGCTGATCCTTCTTCAGCCTGACCTGGGAACAGCGTTGATGCTCGGTATAATTTTTGTGTCGATGACTGTTTTTGTGAAACTGCGGATGTCGACTTACCTGACAATGGGTGGGTTGGCACTGGTTCTTGGTGTTTTTGCCTGGGAAAAGGTGTTGAAGCCCTATCAGAAACAACGGATTCAGACGTTGTTCAGCCCGGATAATGATCCTATGGGGCATGGATATCAGGTATTGCAGTCAAAAATTGCCATAGGCAGTGGAGGGAAATTTGGCAAGGGGTATCTTGAAGGAACCCAGGGACATCTCCATTTTCTTCCGGAACGGCACACCGATTTTGCTTTTGCAGTCTGGGGAGAGGAATGGGGGTTTGCCGGTAGTCTGATTTTTCTTGGGATCTATTTTATGATGCTGCTCTGGGGAATTCATGTCGCCATGGAGGCAAAAGACAGGTTTGGAGTGCTCCTTGCCTACGGGGTCGTGATGCTGATTTTCTGGCAAGCGGTGATAAATCTCCTGATGATCCTTGGGTTTCTACCCGTTGTGGGCATTCCCCTTCCCCTGGTCTCCTATGGTGGTTCATCCCTGCTGACTACCATGCTCGGGCTGGGTATCCTGATGAATGTCCGGATGCGACGGTTCCAGAATCTTCAACCTGAACCGTAA
- a CDS encoding cold shock domain-containing protein translates to MELKIEARNVELRKGWQARIQEEKEKLIRHYPNFVLHLRVSIEATTHHKEGGFEIKLVASVPNDTVVVTRKGEAVRPVLTESFDVLTLQLKEIQRKKRKSKKKSEHVIPHDGVGIIRKLSPYESYGFITSADKRDIYFHENALKNINMDDLEEGDSVIFGESYGDKGPQATWVRAAE, encoded by the coding sequence ATGGAACTTAAGATCGAAGCCCGAAATGTTGAGTTGCGCAAAGGTTGGCAGGCTAGAATTCAGGAAGAAAAAGAGAAACTGATTCGGCATTATCCTAATTTTGTTCTCCATTTGCGTGTCAGCATTGAAGCCACTACCCACCATAAGGAGGGAGGGTTTGAGATCAAACTTGTAGCATCGGTACCGAATGATACAGTTGTTGTAACCCGTAAGGGAGAGGCAGTCCGGCCTGTTTTGACAGAATCTTTTGATGTGCTGACTTTACAGTTAAAAGAGATCCAGAGAAAGAAAAGGAAATCAAAAAAAAAGTCCGAACACGTTATCCCTCACGATGGAGTGGGCATTATAAGGAAGCTCTCCCCCTATGAGTCCTATGGTTTTATTACATCAGCTGACAAGAGAGATATTTATTTCCATGAAAATGCATTGAAGAACATTAATATGGATGATCTTGAAGAAGGAGACAGCGTTATTTTCGGTGAATCATACGGAGATAAAGGGCCCCAGGCAACCTGGGTGAGAGCGGCTGAATAA